AGACATTGCACTGGGCCTCCCagctgaaaatgaaaattgagaTGAAGATGAGACTGCAGCCGGGCGGAAAACCGGTTGCCAcaggccacgcccacacagagaaaaatatatgGAAAGAATTAGGCATTAATCAGGAATTAtagtaatttttgtttagcattttatgtaaattatttttttaattttctatatatttcgaattaaaagttttaaaaaatggtaactctattatattgtttagaattttttaaaaatgattgtcTTAAGttacaaacttttttttgataaaaaacgattaatattttggaattttttgtaaataatttttatatattttacatgtGTATAACGGattaaaaccaattttgaaaaatgttgactCATGGGTAAACTTTTTACCTTATAATAgtgtttagaattttttataaattattgtcCTAAAttacaaacttttttttggataaaaaatgtatttaatacaaaaataccTTAACAATTTACtatttaattaatgttttggaattaattttttaaataatcttaGCTTGAGAGTTAGAAATTCCGAATAGAGACCCCAAAACCCAGACATCCTCACTCATAACTTTTTCCAGTGCAATCCTATAAATCACTCCCCACTCACCCCACCGACTTTCTCTTTGCTGACCCACAGGTCCTAAGGAGTTCTCCTACCGCGGCAAAAACATGTTCCTAACCAGCCACGTGCCCGCTTTGGCCAACAAGAAGGTCGACTGGCTGGATGGCCGCAATCTGTGCCGCGAGTACTGCATGGACCTGGTTGCCCTGGAGACCCAAGAGAAGAACAACCTGATCTTCCGCGTGATCCAGCAGAACGATGTGCCGTACATCTGGACGGCCGGACGTATCTGTGACTTCGCCGGCTGCGAGAACCGTCCCGATCTGGAGCCCAAGACCGTCTACGGATGGTTCTGGTCCGCAACCCGCGAGAAGATCCAGGCCACCAACCGCATCCCACAGGGATGGGGCTACAATCCCTGGTCGCAGACCGGTCACAAGAAGCGCCCGCAGCCCGACAACGCCGAATACGACATCAACCAGACCAAGGAGCAGTGCCTGTCCGTGCTGAACAACGTGTA
The genomic region above belongs to Drosophila takahashii strain IR98-3 E-12201 chromosome 2L, DtakHiC1v2, whole genome shotgun sequence and contains:
- the slf gene encoding uncharacterized protein slf, which produces MKVTLAIATFCVVMACSHAARTTTTTATKPGRFLSLPVPAKCASRPKEFSYRGKNMFLTSHVPALANKKVDWLDGRNLCREYCMDLVALETQEKNNLIFRVIQQNDVPYIWTAGRICDFAGCENRPDLEPKTVYGWFWSATREKIQATNRIPQGWGYNPWSQTGHKKRPQPDNAEYDINQTKEQCLSVLNNVYNDGIAWHDVACYHEKPVICEDNEELLRYVAATNPGIRL